The sequence gcactacctcaGACAAgaggctctatatagggaatagggtgcattatggACAACCTGAGTTCTCACCTTCTCCCAGATGAGGGCTGTTCCTTTCCTGTGGACCAGAGGCTCCTTGTTGTAATTGATATTAAACTCAGAAAACATGATCTCATTCTTATCTGCTGCCAACGttccctgggagagagagagagacatacgtCACAGAGATTTGATTATGTATCTACAGGTCTTTGTAAATGGAACGGTTAACTGTGAGGTAGTTTTCAGTGAAAGTAAACAACATGAAGTAGTCATCCATTCTAAAGCTATTATCATAATAATTATAGTTATGACTAACAAGCAGATGCCCCTTAGCAAATTACACACCTCAAAAAGAACAGATATTTGAAGACTGACACACCCCCACACCTGTAATTATGCTAATCTCACTGGAGTAACTCTCACCTTTAGTCGGTCCTCTGCCTGTGTAGTGGTGAGTCCGCCTTTCTGCACCAACGTCCAAAACACTGTGTTATACAGGTTGTTGACGTGACCTGGcgaacacacacaccattatgAAAGAGAAGCAGAAATGTGGAAGAAAATCTACTGCATTCAaagcatacacacacaggatAATGTATTGGGGGataggagtgtgtatgtgtgtgtatttacagtcAGCCTGCCTCCAGCTGAGGTAGTCCCGGAGGTTGCGGTTGCTAGGATACAGAACCACCCGCCCGTCAAACCCCGGGGGGTAAAGAAGGGGCTGGTCTCCGAAGTAGTTCCTCCAGTAGAACACATAGGAAGAGGAGAACTGGGACGCGACATGGGTCATCAGCTtactggagggggaggaggaaggagagtggGAGGAGACGAGAAAAGTGTCACTCAAATGCAATAAAcatttcttgtgtgtgtgtgtggttggctaGTGTCCGTGTGGTTGGCGAGTGTCCGTGTGGTTGGCGAGTGTCCGTGTGGTTGGCGAGTGTCCGTGTGGTTGTGGTTGGGGAGTGTCCGTGTGGTTGGGGAGTGTCCGTGTGGTTGGGGAGTGTCCGTGTGGTTGGGGAGTGTCCGTGTGGTTGGGGAGTGTCCGTGTGGTTGGGGAGTGTCCGTGTGGTTGGGGAGTGTCCGTCTGGTTGGGGAGTGTCCGTGTGGTTGGGGAGTGTCCGTGTGGTTGGGGAGTGTCCGTGTGGTTGGGGAGTGTCCGTGTGGTTGGGGAGTGTCCGTGTGGTTGGGGAGTGTCCGTGTGGTTGGGGAGTgtctgtgtgacagtgtgtgtgtgtctctgtacaTGTGTGTTATTACCTGGCTCTCCTCTTGAACCAGTTGGAGGTCCTCTTGAAGACGAAGCTGAACTCGTCACTCTGTCCGTACGAGATGATGATGTCATCCAGGTCCTCCATGACAGACCTGGCGCTGCACGTCATCAGACCCAGAGCTCTGTCGTCGTTGGGCTTCAGGAAGTTGTGCTGCTCTGCAAACCTACAGCAACACAGGGTCAGTCAGTGagtgggtcagtcagtcagtcggtgagtgggtcagtcagtcagtcggtgagtgggtcagtcagtcagtcggtgagtgggtcagtcagtcagtcggtaagtgggtcagtcagtcagtcggtaaGTGGGTCAGTCAGTAagtgggtcagtcagtcagtcggtaagtgggtcagtcagtcagtcggtaaGTGGGTCAGACAGACAGTCGGTAAGTGGGTCAGACAGACAGTCGGTGGGTCAGACAGACAGTCGGTGGGTCAGACAGACAGTCGGTGGGTCAGACGGTCAGTGAGTGGGTCAGACGGTCAGTGAGTGGGTCAGACGGTCAGTGAGTGGGTCAGACGGTCAGTGAGTGGGTCAGACAGTCAGTGAGTGGGTCAGACAGTCAGTGAGTGGGTCAGACAGTCAGTGAGTGGGTCAGACAGTCAGTGAGTGGGTCAGACAGTCAGTGAGTGGGTCAGACAGTCAGTGAGTGGGTCAGACAGTCAGTGAGTGGGTCAGACAGTCAGTGAGTGGGTCAGACAGTCAGTGAGTGGGTCAGACAGTCAGTGAGTGGGTCAGACAGTCAGTGAGTGGGTCAGACAGTCAGTGAGTGGGTCAGACAGTCAGTGAGTGGGTCAGACAGTCAGTGAGTGGGTCAGACAGTCAGTGAGTGGGTCAGACAGTCAGTGAGTGGGTCAGACAGTCAGTGAGTGGGTCAGACAGTCAGTGAGTGGGTCAGACAGTCAGTGagtgggtcagtcagtcagtgagtgggTCAGACAGTCAGTGagtgggtcagtcagtcagtgagtgggtcagtcagtcagtgagtgggtcagtcagtcagtgagtgggtcagtcagtcagtgagtgggtcagtcagtcagtgagtgggtcagtcagtcagtgagtgggtcagtcagtcagtgagtgggtcagtcagtcagtgagtgggtcagtcagtcagtgagtgggtcagtcagtcagtgagtgggtcagtcagtcagtcagtcagtgagtgggtcagtcagtcagtgagtgggtcagtcagtcagtgagtgggtcagtcagtcagtgagtgggtcagtcagtcagtgagtgggtcagtcagtcagtgagtgggtcagtcagtcagtgagtgggtcagtcagtcagtgagtgggtcagtcagtcagtgagtgggTCAGTCAGTGGGTCGAGTTACAGATACTAACACACTAGTGGTAATTTGCCACCTGGCTTCTCATTCAGTTCCCCCAGTCCACTTCAAGAGTGCGTCTcaataataaaataaattgttCCCGTCCTGCTTGGTCACTAAACAATTGACTGTGAAATGCGACAGGATGGTAACGATTTTCTCCACATATTTAATCTGCACAGATCATTCAgtgcagaagagaggagaggatgccACTACAGATACACCGCCAGCTACTCTCTGGAGCTACAGATACACCCCCAGCTATTCTCTGGAGCTACAGATACACCCCCAGCTATTCTCTGGAGCTACAGATACACCCCCAGCTATTCTCTGGAGCTACAGATACACCCCCAGCTATTCTCTGGAGCTACAGATACACCCCCAGCTATTCTCTGGAGCTACAGATACACCCCCAGCTATTCTCTGGAGCTACAGATACACCCCCAGCTATTCTCTGGAGCTACAGATACACCCCCAGCTATTCTCTGGAGCTACAGATACACCCCCAGCTATTCTCTGGAGCTACAGATACACCCCCAGCTATTATGTGGAGCTACAGATACACCCCCAGCTATTATGTGGAGCTACAGATACACCCCCAGCTATTCTCTGGAGCGACAGATACACCCCCAGCTATTATGTGGAGCTACAGATACACCCCCAGCTATTCTCTGGAGCTACAGATACACCCCCAGCTATTCTCTGGAGCTACAGATACACCCCCAGCTATTATGTGGAGCTACAGATACACCCCCAGCTATTATGTGGAGCTACAGATACACCCCCAGCTATTATGTGGAGCTACAGATACACCCCCTGCTATTCGCTGGAGCTACAGATACACCCCCTGCTATTCGCTGGAGCTACAGATACACCCCCTGCTATTCGCTGGAGCTACAGATACACCCCCTGCTATTCTCTGGAGCTACTTACTTGTGGAAGTTCCTTCCATCCAACCGCACCACGATGTAACAGTTTTTCAGACAGGTGTCGTCTGTCTCGAAGTTACGGACGTACTCAAACTTGCTCTTGGCCATTCTGGAGCTGCTGGTGAAAACACTGGCTACTGGTCGAAGGATGCACGTCTTGATGCCTCCTGGTAATCTACACGGCACTGGACCAAACATGAGGGTTCTGTGAGAAAGGATAGACCAGATCAAATCAAAGTAGGTTCTGTTGGAAAAGAAGCGGCAGCACTAGGTTGGCTGTGGTCTTCATGTCTGAAATTCTGCTCTCCTTTAGACTCAGAGCATTTCTTATTATTCTGTACAGAAATTCAAAACACTCCATTTACTATGATGTTAAGTTTCGTTTGGTATGTATTCAtctgtccatcatccatttcatgttacaaattacaattcgtatgatatttTACGAATTGCAATAATACAATATGCTACGAATTTCCAAAagatacaatatgttacaaatcccaatttgttgtggctaacattagctaggaggctaacgttagcaagctggCTAACTATAGccaggctaggggttaaggtgaGGTTACGGTTAGGGGAAGGGTgggctaacatgctaagtagttaaaATTAGTAAGTATTTgcaaagtatatatatataaccattatttaactaagcaagtgagttaagaacaaattcttatttacaatgacagcctaccccaccaaaccctaacccgcacgacgctgggccaattgtgcgccgccctatgggactgccAATCACGGCTCGTTCtgaaacagcctggaatcaaaccagggtctgtagtgatgcctctagcactgatacGCAGTGCCTTTGATCGCTGCACCACAATTAGCTAAAATGATCCATTCGAGATTCAAACAAGCATTTTTTCGTTTGctacccatccaccctgaccaaccaacgTCATTTCGTTTTTACATTAAGTAGTCTTCTGTTTTATGTAACATGTTACACTAATTTGACCATCCCTGATGTTACGTTTAGTCTATAAGATCAGGCTgacaggctagctagctagctacttacaAATGATTGGCATCATCTTCGGTTCATGATGAATACTTCCTTAAAACAATGCTATAACTTAGTTTACTTTAGTTGAACCTATGTACGTGATGCTATTGTCGAGGCAAgacttacatttttatttaaattttactGTGAGAATGTATCGGGCAAATAAGAGTACCCATGTTTTTTTCGCCAGTGGGTGCAACCCAGTCCGTCCACCAAATAAGTCCTACCTCCCTGTTCCGGGACAATTGACATCTACGATctcacaaaaaaacaaaacaaaaaaaacaactaaCGAACATAAATTGTTTTTGTTGTAGTTGTTGATTGTTATTTAGCTGGGTTCCTGgacataatttcatttaaaaaacaataaaaacaaagaTTACAGACGACTAATATGCAAATCTGCTTCATAGTACTTCAGCGCCCTCTCCTGGTGAAAATCAAGAAATGCAGCGGAAGAAGAATAAGTTTCCCATGATTCTTAGCGTCGTGCATGTCTGCGGTTGTTTCAAAcatggaggagagggaaagaagagGAGATAAACACCAGAAATGTAAAGAatcagaaaagaaagaaagagagaggatcaACAAGTGCATGTGTTTCAGATGCAACCGAACATACGGCAGAAGAAGAAGATATCGTGGCAAAGTTGGACGTCACCTCCGATAGATTTGATCCACTCCTGGAGCACTACTCCCCTGCAGCGCCTCTTCCATACCCCAACGTGAAGTGCTTCAACAACATAGCCGAGTATGAGCGCTTTCTGAAGGGGGCCCGGGGCCGCGCCAAGCGGAGAACAACGTGGAGAGAAAACAGAGGAAATCCAGGAAAGGTGTAGCGGATCCGGAGAGGATAGAGAAACTGAAGAGGATGATGGTGAACAAcccgacagagggagaggagagtacCAGCGGAACTGCCCGGCGTTGTAGAATGCACAAGAATGTCCTGACAAGGATGCTAAGTATGGCGTGAATTATTTCTGGCTTTTGTAGGCTTGCTTTGAATCATTTCGTTTTTGATGGTGGTGGTGTCAGAACAAAACATTACCTCTCTCATTCATACTTTACTTATCTGATCGTTGTCTCATATTGCCACATATATAAAAGCTAATTAAAACTCTATATTGATATGTGGGGCATTATTGATGTGTCAAACTTGTGATTGACAGCCAGGTGAATTCTATTTCATGTCTACTTTCTGTTTATACAGTCCATACAGGAAGCCCTCTGGGGGAGCTGTACTGCTGCGTGGAGGAGAGGATAAGGGTGAAAGTTAACATCAGAACCTTTAAGGGGCTCCGTGGTGTGTGTTCTGGCTTCATAGTGGCCTTCGACAAGTTCTGGAACTTGGTGAGAGCTCACCCCCTTCCTTCGCCCTTACCCGTCCTTCCCTCACCCTTACCCGTCCTTCCCTCACCCTTACCCGTCCTTCCCTCACCCTTACCCGTCCTTCCCTCACCCTTACCCGTCCTTCCTTCGCCCTTACCCGTCCTTCCCTCACCCTTACCCATGCCCTCCACCGCCTCTTGACAGGTGGCTTGCAGACTAGACTGTAGTCTGATGTAAGACAGTGCCCACATCATTGTCCtcactctcacccctctctctttctctccggcGATGGTAGATGAGACCTACAGGGAAGCTCTCTACCACGAGAAGGCCCTCACTGTCACACTTGTAGGTCTGGCTGCCAATGAAGGGCTCTGATCCTCTAGTCTAGTGGTGCGTTCTAGAGAGTAGGGTGTTGTTTTGGATGCAGGCTATGACATATCCAGATCATGTGCCACCCACTAAAAAAGGTACAGCCATTTTCATTCTCTGCAATCAGAAAACAAACTCATAAGCTGTCGCAAAGACTCTTTTAACCTCTttgtctcccctctccttctgtaGCTCTCTGACAAGCTGAAACTCCAAGAGAGTGCGGCTCTGAGAGAATGTGAGAAGAAGAAGCAGATAGGAAAGCTGAACCTCCCCAGGGTTCCAAACTCAAATCAGAGACAGCAGATGAGGGGACCCCAATAGAGGGGACCAGAGGGCAGTGGATCCCCAACTTCCGAGGACCACAGTGGGGCCACCAGTGGGTGATGACCCAGGGGCCACAGGCCATCCCTAGATGGCGTAGAAGTCggacgtgtgtgtttgtcttaTCCCGTGTAAATAGCAGTTTTTTTCTCTCGTATATATCTTAttctcactttctatctacgaactaaatatactttcctgcaacccgcctcacccaatgtggtacagatctgctattgtattccttataactggaacctccatcaggagctagccagctaactagctactagtctttgttagccacggctagcggtcttcacctttaGCTCGGTCACCAGCCAGCCTTAGCTTGGagaatacctgccagtctgcacagcgtgatatcaacccagagcatatcggactgcttctctctaccacatcaccggattcctgccgctctggatcattacaccggatcatcgcagctagctagctgcaaacgagtggctactgttagctaacgcctctgtcccgaagcaagcaccagttagccttgagctagcatCGTGCTAGGCCCATTTAAcagctaattctagggctacaatacctcttttgccaattggcctggaccctttattgtcgacagGGAGCCCCGCCTATCCATCACAACTGGACTGCCGACGTGAtcgcccgatgtggtctcaacaggctattctgttacgatgtcgccgaagaaccatctgctatccccggcccgctagctttctgaacgctgttcgcctagcgtagtagtgactaccgaacggcaccctgactcacctattgctgctcttttgacgctatgatcactcggctacacagctgatgccccctggactgtttcaataacacggtacctcGGTACCATAcggtcctgtatgtacctaactgacccgctctgcccatcatcaccatttacccgttgttgtcttagctctcctgatcaacacctgtgattgctttatgcctctctctaatgtcaatatgccttgcctactgctgtcttggctagttcttattgttttatttcactgtagagcccccagtcccgctcaacatgccatagatagctcttttgtcccaccccacacacatgtgGAGAcatcacctggcttaactggtgcctccagagacgaaacctctctcatcgtcactcaacgcctaggtttacctccactgtactcacatcctaccatcccattgtctgtacattatgccctgaatctattctacgcccagaaatctgctcctttaattctctgttcccaacacactagacgaccagttcttatagcctttagccgtacccttatcctactcctcctctgttcctctggtgatgtagaggttaacccaggccctggagcccccagttccactcctattccccaggcgctatcatttgttggCATCTGTAATCGTAAAAGCCTTGGtctcatgcatgttaacatcagcagcctcctccctaagtttgttttattcactgctttagcacactccgccaacccagatgttctagccgtgtctgaatcctgtcttaggaagaccaccaaaaattctgaaatctccattcctaactacaacattttcagacaagatagaacggccaaaggggtcggtgttgcaatctactgcaaagatagcctgcagagttctgtcctactatccaggtctgtacccaagcaatttgaacttctacttttaaaaatccacctctctaaaaacaagtctctcaccgttgccgcctgctatagaccaccctctgcccccagctgtgctctggacaccatatgtgaactgattgccccccatctatcttcagagctcgtgctgctaggcgacctaaactggaacatgcttaacaccccagccatcctacaatctaagcttgatgccctcaatctcacacaaatgatcaatgaaccgaCCAGGTACCActccaaagccgtaaacacggtcaccctcatagatatcatcctaaccaacttgccctctaaatacacctctgctgttttcaaccaagatctcagcgatcactgcctcattgcctgcatccgtaatgggtcagcggtcaaacaacCTCCacccatcactgtcaaacgctccctgaaacaccagcgagcaggcctttctaatcgacctggccggggtatcctggaaggatattgatctcatcccgtcagtagaggatgcctggttattaaaaaaaaaaaaaagccttcctcaccatcttaaataagcatgctccattcaagaaatttagaacaaGGAAcatatatagcccttggttctctccagaccggACTggccttaaccaacacaaaaacatcctatggcgttctccATTAGCATCGAAcggcccccgtgatatgcaacttttcagggaagctagaaaccaatatacacaggcagttagaaaagccaaggctagctttttcaagcagaaatttgcttcctgcaacacaaattcaaaaaagttctgggacactgtaaagttcatggagaataagaacacctcctcccagctgcccactgcactgaggacaggaaacactgtcaccaccgataaatccactataattgagaatttcaaaaagcatttttctacggctagccatgctttccacctggctacccctaccccggtcaacagcactgcaccccccacagcaactcgcccaagccttccccatttctccttctcccaaatccagtcagctgatgttctgaaagagctgcaaaatctggacccctacaaatcagccgggctagacaatctggaccctttctttctaaaatgatctgccgaaattgttgcaacccctattactaagcctgttcaacctctctttcgtgtcgtctgagattcccaaagattggaaagcagctgcagtcatccccctcttcaaagggggggacactcttgacccaaactgctacagacctatatctatcctaccctgcctttctaaggtcttcgaaagccaagtcaacaaacagattaccgaccatttcgaatcccaccataccttctccactatgcaatctggtttcagagctggtcatgggtgcaactcagccacgctcaagatcctaaacgatatcctaaccgccatcgataagaaacaatactgtgcagccgtattcattgacctggccaaggctttcgactcaatcaccacattctcatcggcagactcgatagccttggtttctcaaatgattgcctcgcctggttcaccaactacttctctgatagagttcagtgtgtcaaatcggagggcctgttgtccgggcctctggcagtctctatgggggtgccacagggttcaattattggatcgactctcttctctgtatacatcaacgatgtcgctcttgctgctggtgattctctgatccacctctacgcagacgacaccattctgtatacttctgtcccttctttggacactgtgttaacaaccctccagacgagcttcaatgccatacaactctccttccgtggcctccaactgctcttaaatacaagtaaaactaaatgcatgctcttcatccgatcgctgcctgcacctgcccgcccgtccaacttcactactctggacggttctgacttagaatatgtggacaactacaaatacctaggtgtctggttagactgtaaactctccttccagactcacatcaaacatctccaatccaaagttaaatctagaattggcttcctatttcgcaacaaagcatccttcactcatgctgccaaacatacccttgtaaaactgaccatcctactgatcctcgacttcagcgatgtcatttacaaaatagcctccaacactctactcaataaattggatgcagtctatcacagtgccatccgttttgtcaccaaagccccatatactacccaccactgcgacctgtacgctctcgttggctggccctcacttcatactcgtcgccaaacccactggctccaggtcatctacaagaccctgctaggtaaagtccccccttatctcagctcgctggtcaccatagctgcacccacctgtagcacgcgctccagcaggtatatctctctggtcacccccaaaaccaattcttcctttggccgcctctccttccagttctctgctgccaatgactggaatgaactacaaaaatctctgaaactggaaacacttatctccctcactagctttaagcaccagctgtcagagcagctcacagattactgcacctgtacatagcccatctataatttagcccaaacaactacctctccccctactgtatttatttatttattttgctcctttgcaccccattatttctatctttactttgcacattcttccactgcaaatctaccattccagtgttttacttgctatattgtatttacttcgccaccatggcctttttttttgcctttacctcccttatctcacctcatttgctcacattatatatacttatttttttctactgtattattgactgtatgtttgttttactccatgtgtaactctgtgttgttgtatgtgtcgaactgctttgctttatcttggccaggtcgcaattgtaaatgagaacttgttctcaactggcctacctggttaaataaaggtaaaataaaaaaatatgtgaaTGAATTGCCCCCTCATTTATCTTCAGAgcttgtactgttaggtgacctaaactgggatatgccgtcctacaatctaagctagatgccctcaatctcacacatattatcaaggaacctaccaggtacaatcctaaatccgtaaacacgggcaccgtcatagatatcatcctgaccaacttgccctctaaatacacctctgctgtcttcaaccaggatctcagagatcactgcctcattgcctgcgtccgtaatgggtctgcggtcaaacgaccacccctcatcactgtcaaaagctcccattctgtatacatatggcctttctttggacactgtgttaacaaacctccagacgagcttcaatgccatacaacactccttccgtggcctccaactgcttttaaatgcaagtaaaagtaaatgcatgctcttcatccGATCGCTTCCCGCACCCGCCCGTCCGGCTagaatcactactctggatggttctgacttagaatatgtggacaactacaaatacctaggtgtctggttagactgtaaactctccttccagactcacattaagcatctccaatccaaaattacatctagaatcggcttcctatttcgcaacaaagcttccttcacttatgctgctaaacatacactcataaaactgactatcctaccgatccttgactttggcgatgtcatttcaaaatagcctccaacactctactcagcaaattggatgtagtctatcacaatgCTGCCCGTttggtcaccaaagccccatatactactcaccactgcaacctgtatgctctcgttggctggccctcgcttcatattcgttgccaaatccactggctctataagtctttgctaggtaaagccccaccttatctcagctcactcgtcatcatagcaacacccacccatagcacgcgctccagcagcactggtcatccccaaaaccaactcctcatttggccgcctttccttccagttctctgctgagaatgactggaacgaattgcaaaaatcactgaagctggagacatatctccctcactaactttaagcatcagctgtcagagcagcttaccgatcattgcacctgtacatagcccatccaaccaactacctacctcatccccatgttattttgttgttgttgctcttttgcaccccagtatctctacttgcacatcttctccagtgttaatgctaaattgtaattatttcgccactatggcatttttattgccttacctccctaatcttactacatttgcacacactgtgtatagatttttctattgt is a genomic window of Salvelinus namaycush isolate Seneca unplaced genomic scaffold, SaNama_1.0 Scaffold414, whole genome shotgun sequence containing:
- the LOC120041200 gene encoding probable tRNA(His) guanylyltransferase, with product MFGPVPCRLPGGIKTCILRPVASVFTSSSRMAKSKFEYVRNFETDDTCLKNCYIVVRLDGRNFHKFAEQHNFLKPNDDRALGLMTCSARSVMEDLDDIIISYGQSDEFSFVFKRTSNWFKRRASKLMTHVASQFSSSYVFYWRNYFGDQPLLYPPGFDGRVVLYPSNRNLRDYLSWRQADCHVNNLYNTVFWTLVQKGGLTTTQAEDRLKGTLAADKNEIMFSEFNINYNKEPLVHRKGTALIWEKLEETVTKSVTLPNEAGEEVLVTRTRRRVSAHHCDVIGNQFWEEHPDILEDDNC